The sequence ACAATTATAAATTTAGCTTaaccttttttccaaataacaATACATATACATTTTATTAAACAGAATTATACAGAATGGAAgagaaatgaattattttttcatattattttagaaaaaaacaagaaacaagtTAGAAAAACAACGATGATACGGATGTTTTAAACAAAAGTATTTCTAGGAGGGTCTGcttcaataaaatcaaagtGCTAAAAGTACCccatctaaaaatatatttcttgcCGCTTCGATAGATCTAGTTGGCCAAACAggaaatttgagcaaaatttagttttttttttctaatttcaacaACATCATCCTCATCaactaaagaaaaaagaacaatattAGATGTctcaaatcaaacaaaaaaagtgactTGGGCAATACATACAATGAATCCAGAAAGTAGCAATAGGGCAAGGAAAAAACGGTGCGTCAAGGAAGAATAGTGATGGGAGGGAAGAATGGAGACTCGATGGTTGTAGTGAACATGCCAGGAAAACCGGACTGTGCAGAAGGCGTTGGGGCGAGGAAAAAGAGGGAGAGAAAAGCAATGCAAAAAACAAAGGATATGGGTCggagaaaaaactaaataataaTAGTACAAATCGCAGTAGATACGACCTCGGAGACAAGTATAAAAGCGGCGGGTGCCGGCGTCCAAGGCATCCAGAACTACAATGTTCACTACTTCCCAACTCATCTGCTCTTCTTTGCTTATTGCATCGCTCATGGCGAGCCCCATCAGCCATTCTAGGtgagcactttttttttcaattttcaattttattcttagaaaaaaacaatccgtgtatcaaaaaaaaatattccagccATGAAAATGCGTCCGGCAAATACGGATATGGGGATGAGTCCCAACATGGAAAGAACTTCCACCAGAAGGCAGAACATTCCGGGCATGAAGCGAAGGAAAAGGGCTACTCTCAAGATGGAAAAGCCGCTGACCACGACGCGCTTCACAAGGACGCTGCCGAGCACAAGCAAAACAAAGAGGCTCACCAATCTGGATCCGGTAACAAGTACGTCGATGATGCCTCGAACTACAACAAGGATGTGAAGACCAAGACTTTCGGATTCTTCGACTACCGTTACGTTCAACCACAATACCACATGGAGCAGTACCATACCGATGAGAAGCACGCCAACAAGTATGCCGGAGATGAGCACAACGCCGGGCAACAGCACAAGGACAACGGAGGATACCACGCCGACGGACACCAAGGATACGGTAAGACTATATCTTTCACAAACACTTGAGCATGGTTTTGTATTCAGACAAGGCACAAGAAAAGCACGGAGCTTCCCACACCAACTACGGAAACGAGGACGCCGGACACAAATCCAAGTACGACGACAACGAGGGCAAATACGGAGACCACACCGATGGATACTACAACAAGGGATACGACAACTACGGACAAGGACACGACTCCGAAAGCTACCAGCCATCTTACTACCAACCGAAGCCAAAGTACTACGGAGGACACCAATCCCACTACCAACCATCCGCCAGACACTCAAGCCCATACCAAGGTGACCAATACTACGGATACGAGGCCCCACACTACTGAGCACCAGCCTGGagcagtttttgaacttttctaatttcgttttcttttaaGATTTTGATATGATTGCACACTGTGCTCTATCACcgtcttgaaaatttttcaatttcttgtcTTTTCATCTTTTCGGGAATAAAATTGTagtggaaatcaaaaaaaacggttttctGAATTGCATTATAAAACATGAGAATTAAAACacaaagttctcaaaaaaaaaatgttaaaaccAGTTTCAATAATAATGAGTGTACcgaaataattagaaaaagtAGTTAAACGTATGTGGTAAAAAGAACAAATGTTCGAATAAAAACGCGAACAAATTTTATCAGCTAtcttttttaagtttgattgaaacaattttcagttttcataaacttacaatttcttttttttacagtggcttctgtaattatttttaaaatttgatctgCTCAGAGCATTTCTATTAACCCCTGTAGACCTGATGAGCACCAACATGGCCTAATATAAATTTCTTGGCTCCCACGTGACTAAACACTGGTgttataataaattaaaacatatcATTATGATACGGTTGTCTGAAATAACGTGGGAGGCGGGATTCCGTGGTTGACCTAGTTGCCTGAATTGTTAAGTACAAAAGTAAAACTAGTACCTCACAAGGTACGGTGTGGCAAAATCTGGaattattcttttaaaaaattcccctTTGTCGtaaagttttatatttttcgaaatttaaaccAAATACTTCAAAcattctaaaacatttttagacatCTAGAAAACAAAAGACCAGctatacattttttctaaGTTAAACAACAGATGAAATATATACAAAtgacatttttataattatcaattttattcaaataaatggTCTTACTTTCTCCATAactcaatttccagaaatgttCCTGTTCCAGAAACATTAACATAGacttcaattattttcccCCAAATATTTCATTGTAGGGGCCTTCCAGAATAAAAAGGAACTAAAGCCATCTGctaaattttgtcaaatttttctcacatttcatAAAGTTCGAAAGTAAACATTAGTTTATCCAAGCAGTTCTGCAAATAACTTTTCAATCAGAGAAACTGTCAAAAGTTATGGAGTTTAATAAGAAGCTCTcaatttttgctcttttggTAGGACTATATAAAAGACTGAcgtttctgaaaagtttccgaCCTCAATACATTTAATAAACACGAATCAGAGAATCTTCGAATTCTATTAAACCAAATAGTTCGTTTTGCaatttagtaaaatttgaTGTTCAATTATGTAGTTTGCTTCTCCCAACTATTTTAATAACCAATTAATTGATTTCAACATATCAAATCAAGCCAAGTCTaagttgaaacaattttttaaaacatttattatgtACGGGCTGGGTGGCTTAAACATATAATTTCTACATTTGGAATACTCTTATCAAATCCCTTGCCCCCCTCTCAAAAATGACCTTACtctttgaaaacttgtttttgaacttttataatAAATATCTGCTGATTCAAACAAATTTGCACACCAATAggcgaaaaatattttcttgaaatcgtATTAATGGAATTCCTTTATGTAAAgcaaacattttgagaaatcacAAGACCAATTACATCttagaaattttattgttgaatttaaaatcggtttgcaaaattctggaagaattaaatattttctacaaGTTTATGTCGCGAtcaacattttctcatttagaCTTTTTAACAACATTAGTTAGGTAAACAGTTGCTGACCCCCCCCCCTCGCTGCaaacttatcaaaaactgTCATTCATATTTACTTTTCCCTCACAGTTTCATACCTACTAAGacaggttttttttctcatttttgaacaaacaagttcaatcaaaaatcaatggtTCAAAGATAGGATCAATGTGAAGATCAAATCATCCAATTGGTTGTTCTCTATGTCCATTCaatcttcaactttttcttcgACACATTCTTTAAGAGGCACGTGACTCATGTTGATACCGATCCCTTTTCTCGAAATCATCATATTTGTAACGCtacaatagtttttgaaatgatacGATCTATGATATTGTGTGCGAAGGCCCCCGGGTGTGGGGGTAGGAATAAATAATGGTGTTAGGAAAAATGCAAACATTGGCGTTCAAGTCCGACAAAAAAAAGTCGGAGAACAGGGAACAGGGCGTCATATCGTGATGTCATTTATGATAAGAAAGTATGGCGGCCAGTTCTAAAGGCAACGGATTTTTTCTATCACCTTTCGGagcagtgaaaaattttaaaaatgtatgccCTACTCGTCAAAAATACAATGTaatcgttgaaaatgaaatttttttttcaaactttctcaGACTCCAATTATTTCCTGTAAACTGTAGACTAATTCAAAGTTCATATGTCTCAAATACTCGCCAAGGAATAGTATTACAGTAATCTACAGTATAACCTACGTTTCTAAACAAGCTACACATTTTACTTTTCTCATATTGAACGGTcaaagatgttttttttttcgaaaagggaactaagaaaatttaaagtgaACTAATTGCTGATAGGATCAGGATTACGTTGctaatttgactgaaaattgtcgAACATAAGTTGATGTGATTAGAAACTCGAAAAAGTACATGCTCAGGTAGTGATGACGctgtttgtcaaaaaattttagaatagaAAAcagtaacaaaaaaattaattaaaaagcATTCAATGTCCtttcatttttaagttttcaaatttatacaattttatttttcgaatggAAAGAGATCTGAAGTTGAAATAAATGTGAATCAAAAAACGGtataatttgaatgaaatattAACAGTTAGTATTTTTGATAGCATCAGTGGATAAATTATTTAGATACTAGTGATACTGCTGAAGATATTAATCgcaataaaacttttcgaaaaattttggaaactgtaTTATGCACCGTCGAAAAAGTGGCATTACTCTGTTTTAACGTGTTAGCGTGTCtacaattttcatattcaaattATGTCTATTGGTGAAACTTTGCCTTGaagtatcaaaaattgaaacaatgccaatttaccaaaactttgattgaaatttttttaaagattaaaacTTGTAGAGCGTTTTATCGTTCAGGATTCTGTATGCATACGCTTCCTTTATGTGCttctgatttttcgattttcactctTGGTTCATacaattttaactttaaaattacgTTTTTGTATTCAAATCCTTTGATCTTtgtcatgaaaaatttaaatgccATAACCCCCGCGAAAAGACTCCCCAATACCAGGTATTAATGTATGCAAAACCCATAACAGTCATTTTTGCGCCCTTTTTCCCAAGTTCTCCACACCATTCCTAAACACACAAGCGCACGTACAGGCCCCTGATCTCTGTCAGAAGGGCACCCGGCTCCGCCCCCAGTCAACCACTGTACACTATAAATATTGCAAATTCAGATGGCGAAGAAGAGAGGAGAggtgaaaagaaagaaaacatcGGGAGAAGATGATGATCTTGATGCTGATGGTTTCATTCATTTCACTGACACCATCATTCTTTTCGACGCGACGTTGATTCTAACGTTTAGAGATGAGACCATCTCTCAATTTATAATTGTCCACTATCGACACCGTTTTCTATTGATAACTGATAAACTATTGCAAAGATCACTACCCTTCCTTGTTTGCTCCATTGCAAGTGTTTAAGTGACATTAGGTGATCATATATACTTATTCAAaccatttcatattttcaaatatttttgaataaaaacccAGTATTTTGAACATATATATTTCCGGTTCAATTGTTGCAAGAAGTTGAGAGTTCAAAAGTTAAAGGAACAAATGCGTCAGAGTTTTGCCTAGTCCAAAAACGATTCAGAACATCAGTGAATTTCgaccatttttttcactttttctagtAGAGAAAGGGTTATtgtagttttaatttttttttaatttttcaatgtaaaactATGAGGTATTTTACATGTACATAGCAGTAATTGTTTTAACGTTATATCTCCCTTAATCTAGTAATGATATTTTGGATGAAGTTCTGAtattaaagtattttttgatctatcacttaaatatttttaaatcattttgatAGGGATCTTTaccggttttttttaaatttaaaactgtgTGGATCCGAGTAACAATTCTCTCATTAAGTCAAAACGTTCTAGTTCCTTACTTACCAATAGAAATACTACAGTTTAACGAAATACTCTTGGAGAAATGTTATCAGTAGTTTATATAAACCACTCATTAGATTTTTAAACcgtttattaaaatttaccaAGCCTCTAATTAATCACTTGCTATAGTTCCctgtttcataaaaaaagGTGACTCATTTCTgaagaagtatttttttagtcagctttgaaaattttgaagcgaaAAAACAGACCTTCTTATCAATTCGTACCAAATCGTTCAAGGTCGTCGTCTGCTGCTGGACTTTTGCGtgtttttcgccaaaaactgtttgaatattctagacatttttttctgcGTATTCTTTTTTTACTACTACTTCGCaaatttcttattcaaaacttttccctaacaaattttttcagatatacaTACATAACGATCTTCTCACTGACCAAAAGACCGACGAAAGAAAAAATGGGtaagttgatcattttttgattttgcgcTAGCTATCATAAgttccaaataattttctcacGTAATGATTTTCTCGCTAAACGAgatttattacttttttctacttttctcTTTGACTAGAACGctattatttcaatttaggATATAGGAGCCAAAGATATCCCCCTTCCGCTTGCACTTCTTTTTGTCTGACCTCTAtttcttcttttattttttctttggttcCGTcttggaaaaaagagaaaaagaaaaagaagaaaaaaagaaaatagtagGGTGAGGGAAAATAAAGGAGAGAGAAATTTGGGTAGCAAAACAACTTTCTCTCTCACTTTcgtcctctctctctctccctcatTTTCCCCAGCTCGCATGTGAACCAGACTCAGTTTTACTTTTTCGCTTTTCGATGGCACCTCCACAAGTAAGAAGGTCCGCTAGGTTAAGCAAGAGATGCCAAGAAGAAAAGGTTAAGcttcagaagaaaaatgtcGGATTTAAGGCAAAATCTAAGTCGGCTAAAAAGAGTAATAAGAAATTCAAGAAAGGTATTCAAAAACGCAGAGATCATCTAGAGAACGATTaaaattgacaacttttttagcTGCCGCTCAAAGACAAAGCCCAATTGACATCGTCCCACAACACGTGTGCTGTGACACAGACGTTTGcaaggtttgtttttttaatattcattaaataaatttggatatctgaaaaatcatgaaaatacAGAAAGTAATtaagttataatttttaggcTGATGCCTTGAACATTGACTACAAATCAGGTGACTGTTGCGATGTCCTTGTCTCCGAAGGAGGTTTCCTTGTGAATGTCAAGAGAAATTGTGGCACATGTGAGTATAACGGATTGAAAATTCAGTCAATGTCATTATTATCAATTCCAGTCCTTACCGCCAACCATTTACCATCATCAAAATTCGCGTTGGCTCAGTTCCATGCTCATTGGGGAAGCAACTCGAAAGAAGGATCCGAGCACTTTTTGGACGGAAAACAACTTAGCGGAGAGGTTCACTTTGTATTCTGGAACACCAGCTATGAGTCGTTTAATGTGGCACTCAGCAAGCCCGATGGATTGGCGGTTGTTGGAGTCTTCTTGAAGGTTTGTGTTAGATTAGGGATTGAGCATTTAAGTTAGTCGCACTACACAAGCCCTGAATTGGTTCTCACTTATAATTAGATCGTacacatatattttttacatcttgatttataatttaaaaactaagagtagaatatgaaaaatatccaCAACTTTCCGAAATTTCACAGCCACATATTTTAACCttctgaaaaacagaaaataaaaaataagcacCTGGCAAAACCTAGATAATCATCATATCCCTTTTCAGGAAGGAAAATACAATGACAATTACCATGGCCTGATCGACACAGTGCGCAAAGCCACCGGAAATGCCACACCAATTGCCATGCCAAAAGACTTCCACATTGAGCATCTTCTCCCATCCCCGGACAAGAGAGAATTCGTTACATACCTCGGATCCCTTACCACCCCACCATACAACGAGTGTGTTATCTGGACCTTGTTCACAGAGCCTGTGGAGGTCTCCTTCGGACAGGTGAGCAGCATATACAAAGAAATGGGTTGAACCGCGTGTTTTTTCAGCTCAACGTGCTCCGTAATATCATCCCCGCCAATCATCGCGCCTGCCAAGACAGATGCGACCGTGAAATCCGATCTTCcttcaacttttaaatttcttatttttttccctTCTCAATGGTTTTTTCTATTTAGTTTTTCTGTACGAGAACAACTCACAATCATCATGTAAAAAACAAGTTCACACCCCCGTGCCGATGTAAGTATGAAACGTCTCTTTCCCCTCAGAACATACATGTACGAAGAAGAGCTTAACACTCTTTTCTGCTTTCTCattataaataatttagtattcaactggaataaaaagtttttcgcTTTCTTTTCATCTGCGAGCTTTGAGTCAGAAGTATTTAGCATGACGTGCGTGTGTGTGAAAAGCGTGCCAACTAGGTTACTGAGCTTTGAGCTGGGAAAATAACTTGGTTTTGAGAGAAAGTAAAAATCTGTTTTAtgagcaaaaatattttattggtcaaaccaaaataaaaaagataatGAGAAGAGTagagaaaaacattgaaaaattattaaaataaccATCACGCCTTCTGCAACGGGACAATTGATCCTCTTCTCAGTGGATTTGGTACCGGCGTCATAGGCGGTAACGGCGGTTCTGTTTCTTCATGCAAATGCTCATTGAGCCAGTAGCAATTAACTTCtcctgaaaaatggaatttcttgaaaaaaaatcagtgtgTTTGTTAAACAGAAATAATAAAGTGTCTTGAGCTGAATGAATTGAACTAAACGGTATTCGAGTGTCAAAgccacattttcaaaactcaattttaatgTTCTTTAAACGTTCGTTCCACTTCCACTTCCACTTTTGTTCGAATGATCATCGATAAAAACTTCATGAGCAagtaattaattaaaatatgagTTGCGTAACAAGCAATGAGATATtacaatgtaaaaaaattcagtggCACTATGTTTTTGCTATGTTTATCTAAAACCTGTTAAACTGccctaatattttttggcagcTCATAATATCACAGATCTATAGAAtgagtttcaaatgtttcacagcaaattttcaaacgcgCCGCATTACCTTTCCCTTTGACATGTACAATTCCTCTCTTCACAAATTTGTATTCATGTGAATCAAATAAAAGTCTCGCAGTTATTTCACtagtttgaatttgatttgGCGGACAATTCGATTGCATTCTGGATGCAAAATTGACAGTGTCGCCGAAGAGGCAATACCGGGGTGATCGGATTCCAATCACACCTGCTGCAATTGGCCCGGCGTGAAAACCAATTCTTATCCGGagctgaaatcaaaaaaatcactggGATTTAAAATTAATCATGCTCACTTTATAGTTCTTGTCATGTTGTAAAACATAAATGTACGATATTTCTCGGATCTCTAGACTTATCTCGGCCACTTCAAATATATGCCTTCCTTCGTTTTCGTGCGGGACACCAGAAGCAACCATGTAAGTTTCCCCTGTTGTTTCAAcctgaaatacaaaaaaaatgtggaatcAATTGGAAAGTTCCACACTTACTTTATAAGCATCGTGTCTCTTGATTACAGTGTCAAATTGATCATAAATATCATTAAGAAATGCAATTACCTAAAAGACATCTGGcgtaatttttcatatttgtaAGTAATCCTACCTGTTCGGGAGAACTTCGTTTCATTAGTGCATTGAAATCACAAATTTGAACAAACATAACGGTTGCCGATTCATAGCTTCTCGGTGGCATTATGAGtccatttttcagatcctTTGCAATACTCCTGAAATTCACACACAGGGATTAACATTATTATTGGATATTGTCTAAATTGTCACATATAGacttttaattgattttaatttttttttcaaacaaaaaacaatattcatACAGTAGAAATGTAGTGAAACATTAATGAGATATAATTGTTaggttttctggaaatttattaattgcaaaaaatcagattaatgcattaataatttcaataaaacaaaaaaa comes from Caenorhabditis elegans chromosome X and encodes:
- the R01E6.5 gene encoding Histidine-rich glycoprotein-like (Confirmed by transcript evidence), whose product is MASPISHSSHENASGKYGYGDESQHGKNFHQKAEHSGHEAKEKGYSQDGKAADHDALHKDAAEHKQNKEAHQSGSGNKYVDDASNYNKDVKTKTFGFFDYRYVQPQYHMEQYHTDEKHANKYAGDEHNAGQQHKDNGGYHADGHQGYDKAQEKHGASHTNYGNEDAGHKSKYDDNEGKYGDHTDGYYNKGYDNYGQGHDSESYQPSYYQPKPKYYGGHQSHYQPSARHSSPYQGDQYYGYEAPHY
- the cah-4 gene encoding Alpha-carbonic anhydrase domain-containing protein (Confirmed by transcript evidence), with the protein product MAAAQRQSPIDIVPQHVCCDTDVCKADALNIDYKSGDCCDVLVSEGGFLVNVKRNCGTFLTANHLPSSKFALAQFHAHWGSNSKEGSEHFLDGKQLSGEVHFVFWNTSYESFNVALSKPDGLAVVGVFLKEGKYNDNYHGLIDTVRKATGNATPIAMPKDFHIEHLLPSPDKREFVTYLGSLTTPPYNECVIWTLFTEPVEVSFGQLNVLRNIIPANHRACQDRCDREIRSSFNF
- the cah-4 gene encoding Alpha-carbonic anhydrase domain-containing protein (Partially confirmed by transcript evidence), yielding MAPPQVRRSARLSKRCQEEKVKLQKKNVGFKAKSKSAKKSNKKFKKAAAQRQSPIDIVPQHVCCDTDVCKADALNIDYKSGDCCDVLVSEGGFLVNVKRNCGTFLTANHLPSSKFALAQFHAHWGSNSKEGSEHFLDGKQLSGEVHFVFWNTSYESFNVALSKPDGLAVVGVFLKEGKYNDNYHGLIDTVRKATGNATPIAMPKDFHIEHLLPSPDKREFVTYLGSLTTPPYNECVIWTLFTEPVEVSFGQLNVLRNIIPANHRACQDRCDREIRSSFNF